A part of Nostoc sp. KVJ3 genomic DNA contains:
- a CDS encoding IS630 family transposase (programmed frameshift), producing the protein MAKKYIVDLNEDEVSQLQAIIKKGKHKARTITRANILLMASEGETDQAIASIVRAHVATVQRIREKFVIGGLDFALKDEVHPPKPKKLDEKQEAFLIATACSNPPVGRVRWTMQLLADHLVNVGIIDSISDETVRQTLKKNEIKPWLKEQWCIPEVNAEYVFRMEDVLDLYNEPYDPKRPVVCFDERPYQLVEEVRLPLPPEPEQPERYDFEYKRNGTVNLFACFQPLAGWRHIEVTERRTKADFAKQMKNLVDVCYRDADVVRLVVDNLNIHTPSALYEVFSPEEARRIIQKLEFHYTPKHASWLNQVEIELSVLSRQCLERRIPNPETLTSEIAAWEKQRNQQKASVYWGFQTKDARRKMQRLYPNLT; encoded by the exons ATGGCGAAAAAGTACATTGTTGACTTGAATGAAGATGAAGTTTCTCAGCTACAAGCAATAATTAAAAAAGGTAAGCACAAAGCAAGAACTATAACCCGTGCAAACATTCTTCTAATGGCTTCTGAAGGAGAAACGGATCAAGCGATCGCTAGCATAGTTAGAGCGCATGTTGCAACAGTGCAACGAATACGAGAAAAATTTGTCATTGGGGGGTTAGATTTTGCTTTGAAGGATGAAGTTCATCCACCAAAACCTAAAAAGTTAGATGAAAAACAAGAAGCATTTTTGATTGCAACTGCTTGTTCTAATCCACCAGTCGGAAGAGTACGTTGGACAATGCAATTATTAGCAGATCATTTAGTGAACGTTGGTATCATAGATTCAATCTCAGATGAAACAGTACGTCAAACTTTAAAAAAAA ACGAAATCAAGCCTTGGTTGAAAGAACAATGGTGTATTCCTGAAGTTAACGCAGAATATGTTTTCCGAATGGAAGATGTGCTGGATTTATACAATGAGCCTTATGATCCTAAACGCCCTGTAGTCTGCTTTGATGAACGTCCATACCAATTAGTAGAAGAAGTAAGACTTCCTTTGCCACCAGAGCCGGAGCAGCCTGAACGTTATGACTTTGAGTATAAACGTAACGGGACAGTAAATTTATTTGCATGTTTTCAACCCTTGGCGGGCTGGCGGCATATCGAAGTTACAGAGCGTCGAACTAAAGCCGATTTTGCTAAACAGATGAAAAATTTAGTAGATGTTTGCTACCGAGATGCCGATGTTGTTCGTTTAGTAGTTGATAACTTGAATATTCATACCCCCAGTGCATTATATGAAGTTTTTTCACCAGAAGAAGCACGTCGAATTATTCAAAAATTAGAGTTTCACTATACTCCTAAACACGCTTCTTGGCTGAATCAAGTAGAAATTGAATTATCTGTTTTGTCTCGCCAATGTTTAGAACGCCGTATTCCTAATCCAGAAACATTAACTTCTGAGATTGCCGCTTGGGAGAAACAACGTAATCAGCAAAAAGCCAGTGTCTATTGGGGTTTTCAAACCAAAGATGCTCGCCGAAAAATGCAGCGTTTATATCCGAATTTAACCTAG
- a CDS encoding ParM/StbA family protein has protein sequence MIATQLKEAETPQTTPAIAVGDDSGAGLKKLCLGNGTTQTRVRTPSKVLEIKEELHDILTSNEGGHFFYHSGDRLDLVGREFLTGTLASWKAPTTHIKLSDDPALKAEYGLHTLLGALATLPYRQEWNLHLVLSIHNVKIFKNLLTDKTSGSHTVSFNGKNTPTSQVNLNVSLVVPEGAGSYSYCVSAKPEPLIDRSAHAIAVDFGTSTVIPTVFAPGGSIIHRQVLEVGGCIDLLDAIAADPELVQFLGTGKAGSIEIIRQGIESHLFQYGTRNFNFRHIYARHLKPWLADRLRLAFKEVEEWRDAAQSFVAWGGGVEMPGIASMLQREGITPVPEGCWANAVGLQRMAFGRMQRGK, from the coding sequence ATGATTGCTACTCAGCTAAAAGAGGCTGAAACACCCCAAACTACCCCAGCAATAGCTGTAGGAGACGATTCTGGGGCAGGGCTAAAAAAGCTTTGCTTAGGCAATGGCACTACCCAAACAAGAGTTCGTACTCCCTCAAAAGTCTTGGAAATAAAGGAAGAATTGCACGATATCCTGACCTCGAATGAAGGTGGACACTTCTTCTACCACTCAGGCGACAGGTTGGATTTAGTTGGGCGGGAATTCCTCACTGGTACACTTGCCAGTTGGAAAGCCCCTACAACCCACATCAAACTCAGTGACGACCCGGCACTAAAAGCTGAATACGGCTTGCACACATTACTTGGGGCGTTGGCTACCCTGCCCTACCGTCAAGAGTGGAACCTGCATTTAGTGCTATCTATACATAATGTGAAGATTTTCAAAAATTTGTTAACTGACAAAACCAGTGGCAGTCACACAGTCAGTTTCAACGGCAAAAATACGCCCACTTCACAGGTCAATTTGAACGTGAGTTTGGTTGTCCCCGAAGGCGCTGGCTCCTACTCCTACTGCGTTTCCGCTAAACCTGAACCATTAATTGACCGCAGCGCCCATGCCATCGCAGTAGATTTTGGTACATCCACAGTTATTCCCACAGTTTTCGCTCCAGGCGGCAGTATTATCCATCGCCAAGTTTTAGAGGTAGGGGGATGTATCGACTTGTTGGATGCAATAGCCGCAGATCCAGAATTGGTTCAATTCTTGGGAACGGGCAAAGCTGGCAGCATTGAAATTATTCGCCAGGGTATTGAATCGCATCTATTCCAGTATGGCACTCGCAATTTTAACTTCCGTCACATTTATGCCCGTCATCTCAAACCTTGGTTAGCAGATCGCCTGCGCCTTGCCTTTAAGGAAGTTGAGGAGTGGCGAGATGCCGCTCAAAGTTTTGTTGCTTGGGGCGGTGGTGTCGAGATGCCAGGAATAGCCTCCATGCTGCAACGAGAGGGTATTACCCCAGTACCAGAGGGATGTTGGGCCAATGCAGTTGGATTGCAACGCATGGCATTTGGCAGAATGCAGCGAGGGAAATAA
- a CDS encoding plasmid partition protein ParG, whose product MRLEELMAKLPPDMTELSSYIDKDLKLRFKLACTAKQKTMSEVITDLIEEWLEENENPSPVKKEKGEA is encoded by the coding sequence ATGAGACTTGAGGAACTAATGGCGAAACTACCGCCAGACATGACGGAACTGAGCAGCTATATCGACAAGGATTTGAAGCTGAGATTTAAGCTGGCTTGCACAGCAAAACAAAAAACTATGAGCGAAGTGATAACTGACCTTATAGAAGAATGGCTAGAAGAAAACGAAAACCCCTCGCCCGTCAAGAAAGAAAAGGGGGAAGCATGA